One part of the Humulus lupulus chromosome 9, drHumLupu1.1, whole genome shotgun sequence genome encodes these proteins:
- the LOC133801397 gene encoding L-type lectin-domain containing receptor kinase IV.1-like, with protein sequence MFSKLPTLLLLLFLTITVVPASSQDNHGHLSFVFNGFKSGDLDLDGLAQITSNGLLRLTNDTKQKAGHAFFPKPVTFKATPNGTVSSFSTTFVFAIRSEYATLSGHGIVFVIAPTRSMPGALPSQYLGLFNESNNGNSTNRVVGVELDTIQSSEFKDINANHVGIDINDLTSATSLPAMYFDEKKGGFTNLSLISGKPMKVWVEYDAVKKQMNVTLAPAKAVKPQKPLLSLTKDLSPIIKDTMYIGFSSATGSVISNHYVLGWSFKINREAQELPNLPRVGPKPKSKLLTIGLPVICSSLVALAILSLVLIIRRRRKYAEVLEDWEVEYGPHRYRYKDLYTATEGFKDKNLLGRGGFGKVYKGVLPSKTEIAVKRISHESRQGMREFVAEIATLGRLRHRNVLPLLGYCRGKGELLLVYDYMPNGSLDKYLYNNPKTTLNWHQRFGVIKGVASGLCYLHHQWEQVVIHRDVKASNVLVDSELNGRLGDFGLARLYDHGTDPQTTRIVGTFGYLAPEHTRTGKATTSSDVFAFGAFLLEVACGRRPIEGRGTSEEELVLVDWVFSYWSKGRIIEAMDVNLIESDSVVSEEEIELVLKLGLLCSHSEPGVRPSMSQVVYVLERDVPLPDLSTMGLTAEGVDDYAMSMAFFPQVLSSSSSSMAESLLSGGR encoded by the coding sequence ATGTTTTCTAAGCTTCCGACGTTGCTTCTCTTACTATTCCTAACCATAACAGTAGTACCAGCATCATCCCAAGATAATCATGGTCATCTTAGTTTCGTCTTCAATGGATTCAAGTCAGGCGACCTGGACCTCGATGGCTTAGCTCAAATCACCTCAAATGGCCTGCTGAGGCTCACAAACGACACAAAACAGAAAGCGGGTCATGCTTTCTTTCCCAAACCAGTCACCTTCAAGGCCACCCCAAACGGCACCGTTTCTTCCTTCTCCACCACATTCGTCTTCGCCATCAGATCGGAGTACGCTACTTTGAGCGGCCACGGCATCGTATTCGTGATAGCTCCGACGAGGAGTATGCCCGGAGCTCTTCCGAGCCAGTACCTTGGCCTATTTAACGAATCCAACAATGGCAACTCAACCAACAGAGTCGTCGGCGTCGAGCTCGATACGATTCAAAGCAGCGAGTTCAAAGACATCAACGCCAATCACGTGGGGATTGACATTAATGATTTAACCTCAGCTACATCTCTACCGGCGATGTATTTCGACGAAAAAAAAGGTGGGTTTACGAACTTATCTCTTATAAGTGGTAAACCGATGAAAGTATGGGTCGAATATGACGCTGTTAAGAAGCAGATGAACGTCACTTTAGCTCCGGCCAAAGCCGTTAAACCCCAGAAACCGCTTTTGTCTTTGACCAAAGATCTTTCACCGATCATAAAGGATACCATGTACATAGGTTTTTCTTCCGCAACAGGCTCTGTTATTAGCAATCACTATGTTCTGGGTTGGAGCTTCAAGATTAATCGCGAAGCTCAAGAGCTCCCGAATCTGCCTCGGGTCGGACCCAAACCAAAATCCAAGCTTTTGACAATTGGGTTACCGGTGATTTGTTCGAGCTTGGTGGCTCTAGCGATCTTGAGTTTAGTTCTTATCATCAGAAGAAGGAGAAAATATGCAGAGGTACTTGAAGATTGGGAGGTCGAATATGGACCTCATAGATATAGATACAAAGATTTGTATACGGCAACTGAGGGTTTCAAGGACAAAAATTTATTGGGTAGGGGAGGATTTGGTAAAGTCTACAAAGGAGTATTGCCCTCCAAAACAGAGATCGCTGTCAAAAGAATCTCTCACGAATCAAGACAGGGTATGAGAGAATTCGTGGCTGAAATTGCCACTCTCGGCCGGCTCCGACACCGGAACGTATTACCCCTTTTAGGCTATTGTCGCGGGAAAGGTGAACTTCTTCTAGTCTACGACTACATGCCCAATGGCAGCCTAGACAAGTACCTATACAACAACCCAAAAACGACACTAAATTGGCACCAAAGATTTGGGGTCATAAAGGGAGTTGCCTCGGGTCTATGCTACCTTCACCATCAATGGGAACAAGTCGTCATCCACCGTGACGTGAAAGCCAGTAACGTACTAGTTGACAGCGAGTTAAACGGCCGATTAGGAGACTTTGGTTTAGCTAGATTGTATGACCATGGAACCGATCCTCAAACAACTCGCATCGTTGGAACATTCGGCTACCTCGCCCCAGAGCATACCAGAACCGGAAAGGCCACAACGAGCTCCGACGTCTTCGCATTCGGAGCTTTCCTGCTTGAGGTGGCATGCGGACGACGGCCCATAGAGGGGAGAGGAACATCGGAGGAAGAGTTAGTTTTGGTGGACTGGGTTTTCTCATATTGGAGCAAAGGAAGGATTATTGAGGCCATGGATGTAAATTTGATAGAATCAGATTCTGTCGTATCAGAGGAGGAAATAGAGCTAGTATTGAAACTGGGGTTGTTGTGTTCACACTCGGAACCGGGGGTCAGACCGAGCATGAGCCAAGTGGTGTACGTTTTGGAGAGAGATGTACCAT